From a single Bacteroidota bacterium genomic region:
- a CDS encoding serine hydrolase domain-containing protein has protein sequence MSAYRLRSFCLLFFFIALSGCERSTAQNTGDIPGVSTERAAELDRKFPEIMAKHGVNTTGVGVIKNGELVWAGYYGEQAAGVPASHETLFNVASITKTITAEALLHLVDDGKLDLDESMAPHWVDPDLVDDPKHKLLTPRMTLNHSSGFLNWRNISADRKLKFVNDPGTMFGYSGEGFEYVMRYAQRKLGVHPEELVKQYVFDPVGMDGVSYSVRQANFDRIAQPKDENGRAYDPYCRPGGFCGQEGRYFASDDMVISVESYARFLISVMNEEGLSKALIADRNRVQITKPADQAMVDCEMDKDQVCPVAQGYGLGWEVLDYGDTKVLSHSGSDWSELTLGYFYTESKDGLIIFFNAPNALAVGAMYDTLVLMDPDSPMIGGYGRWIEWLESQQ, from the coding sequence ATGTCTGCATACCGATTGAGATCCTTTTGCTTGCTCTTTTTTTTCATAGCGCTTTCAGGATGTGAGCGCTCGACAGCCCAGAATACTGGGGACATCCCTGGTGTTTCCACGGAACGTGCTGCCGAATTGGACCGCAAATTCCCTGAAATCATGGCAAAGCATGGCGTTAATACAACCGGGGTAGGGGTAATTAAGAACGGTGAATTGGTTTGGGCCGGGTACTATGGAGAGCAAGCAGCAGGTGTACCGGCTTCCCATGAAACGCTTTTTAACGTAGCCTCCATCACCAAGACGATCACTGCTGAAGCCCTTTTGCATTTGGTCGATGACGGGAAGTTGGATTTGGATGAATCGATGGCGCCCCATTGGGTTGATCCAGATCTTGTTGACGATCCGAAGCACAAATTGCTAACGCCAAGGATGACCCTCAACCATTCTTCCGGTTTTTTGAATTGGAGGAATATTAGCGCTGACAGAAAATTGAAGTTTGTCAACGACCCGGGCACGATGTTCGGATATTCCGGCGAAGGATTTGAGTATGTGATGCGGTACGCGCAAAGGAAACTAGGGGTACATCCAGAAGAGCTCGTCAAGCAATATGTATTCGACCCTGTCGGCATGGATGGAGTGTCTTACAGCGTACGCCAGGCAAACTTCGATCGCATTGCCCAGCCTAAAGATGAAAATGGCCGTGCATATGATCCGTATTGCCGTCCCGGAGGATTTTGCGGGCAAGAAGGCCGATATTTTGCGTCTGATGATATGGTCATCAGTGTTGAAAGCTATGCCAGGTTTTTGATTTCAGTGATGAATGAGGAGGGGTTGAGCAAAGCGCTCATCGCTGACCGGAATCGCGTTCAAATTACCAAGCCGGCAGACCAGGCAATGGTTGACTGCGAAATGGATAAAGATCAGGTGTGTCCTGTGGCGCAGGGGTATGGCTTAGGCTGGGAAGTGCTCGACTATGGAGATACCAAAGTGTTAAGCCATAGCGGCAGCGATTGGTCAGAGTTGACCCTGGGCTACTTTTATACTGAATCTAAAGACGGCTTGATCATCTTCTTCAATGCGCCCAACGCGTTGGCGGTAGGTGCAATGTACGATACCCTTGTACTTATGGACCCCGACTCGCCCATGATCGGGGGATACGGCCGGTGGATCGAATGGCTTGAGTCTCAGCAGTAG